A portion of the Brevundimonas pondensis genome contains these proteins:
- a CDS encoding Pr6Pr family membrane protein has product MARLYSAVFACVGWFALILQYGLTISGNPHMGAGELTLNFFSYFTILSNILAALALTAPVVAPNSRLGRWSASEGVRAAVAMFIVVVGVVYHFLLAGIWAPQGWSLLANNLLHYVMPAAFVADWLFFTPKGRLRWIDPVKWVVPVLIYGGWTLLHGKLSGWWPYWFTDVGKLGLGKVMLYFTGLLVFFLIVGLIVVAVDRTFGRRDRRLASA; this is encoded by the coding sequence ATGGCCCGCCTCTATAGCGCCGTCTTCGCCTGCGTCGGCTGGTTCGCCCTGATCCTGCAGTATGGGCTGACGATCAGCGGCAATCCGCACATGGGCGCGGGCGAGCTGACGCTGAACTTCTTCAGCTACTTCACCATCCTGAGCAATATTCTGGCGGCCCTGGCCCTGACCGCCCCGGTCGTGGCGCCGAACAGCCGCCTGGGGCGCTGGTCCGCCAGCGAGGGGGTTCGCGCGGCGGTGGCCATGTTTATCGTCGTGGTCGGCGTCGTCTATCACTTCCTGCTGGCGGGGATCTGGGCGCCGCAGGGATGGTCGCTTCTGGCCAATAATCTGCTGCACTACGTCATGCCTGCCGCCTTCGTGGCCGACTGGCTGTTCTTCACGCCCAAGGGCCGACTGCGCTGGATCGATCCGGTGAAGTGGGTGGTTCCGGTGCTGATCTATGGCGGCTGGACCTTGCTGCACGGCAAGCTGAGCGGCTGGTGGCCCTACTGGTTCACGGACGTGGGCAAGCTGGGGCTGGGCAAGGTCATGCTTTATTTCACGGGGCTGCTGGTCTTCTTCCTGATCGTGGGTCTGATCGTCGTGGCCGTTGATCGCACCTTCGGACGGCGTGACAGACGGCTCGCGTCCGCCTAA
- a CDS encoding UbiD family decarboxylase translates to MAYKSLRDFLATLEADGELVRVSEPVSTHLEMTEIQTRLLRNGGPAVLFEKPVMPDGSISPIPCLANLFGTVKRVAMGVTLEGKARTTAGELREVGELLAFLRNPTPPRGLGDAMEMLPLAQTVMSMRPKTVKKAPVQEVVLKGDQIDLTALPIQGCWPGEPAPLITWGLVVTKGPSDEREDDFNLGIYRMQVLGKDKAIMRWLAHRGGAQHYARHKKAGKREPLPCAVVLGADPGTILAAVTPVPETLSEYQFAGLMRGSKAELVPCKTVPLMVPAQAEIVLEGHVLLDEFEDEGPYGDHTGYYNSVEKFPVFQVTAITMRKDPIYLTTFTGRPPDEPSVLGEALNEVFIPLIRQQFPEITDFWLPPEGCSYRIAVVSMKKAYPGHAKRVMMGCWSYLRQFMYTKWIIVVDDDINARDWKDVMWAVSTKMDPARDITVIENTPIDYLDFASPESGLGSKIGLDATDKWEPETKREWGEEIRMDEAVVERVNDLWDRLGLPGDGTPIWK, encoded by the coding sequence ATGGCCTACAAGTCCCTGCGCGATTTTCTTGCGACCCTCGAAGCCGACGGCGAACTGGTCCGCGTGTCCGAGCCCGTCTCCACCCATCTGGAGATGACCGAGATCCAGACCCGGCTGCTGCGCAACGGCGGCCCGGCGGTCCTGTTCGAGAAGCCGGTCATGCCCGACGGCTCGATCAGCCCCATCCCCTGCCTGGCCAACCTGTTCGGCACGGTGAAGCGCGTCGCCATGGGCGTCACGCTGGAGGGCAAGGCCCGCACCACGGCGGGCGAGCTGCGCGAGGTCGGCGAACTGCTGGCCTTCCTGCGCAATCCAACGCCGCCGCGCGGCCTGGGCGACGCCATGGAGATGCTGCCCCTGGCCCAGACCGTCATGTCCATGCGGCCCAAGACAGTGAAGAAGGCCCCGGTGCAGGAGGTGGTGCTGAAGGGCGATCAGATCGACTTGACCGCCCTGCCCATTCAGGGCTGCTGGCCCGGCGAGCCCGCGCCCCTGATCACCTGGGGTCTGGTCGTGACCAAGGGGCCGTCGGACGAGCGCGAGGATGACTTCAACCTGGGCATCTATCGGATGCAGGTGCTGGGCAAGGACAAGGCCATCATGCGCTGGCTGGCCCATCGCGGCGGCGCCCAGCACTACGCCCGGCACAAGAAGGCGGGCAAGCGCGAGCCCCTGCCCTGCGCCGTGGTTCTGGGCGCCGACCCCGGCACCATTCTGGCTGCTGTCACCCCGGTGCCGGAAACCCTGTCGGAGTATCAGTTCGCGGGCCTGATGCGCGGCTCCAAGGCCGAACTGGTGCCGTGCAAGACCGTGCCGCTGATGGTCCCGGCCCAGGCCGAGATCGTGCTGGAAGGCCACGTCCTGCTGGACGAGTTCGAGGACGAAGGCCCCTACGGCGACCACACCGGCTACTACAACTCGGTCGAGAAATTCCCGGTCTTCCAGGTGACGGCCATCACCATGCGCAAGGACCCCATCTATCTGACCACCTTCACCGGCCGCCCGCCGGATGAACCATCCGTGCTGGGCGAGGCGCTGAACGAGGTCTTCATCCCCCTGATCCGCCAGCAGTTCCCCGAGATCACCGACTTCTGGCTGCCGCCCGAGGGCTGCAGCTACCGCATCGCCGTGGTGTCGATGAAGAAGGCCTATCCCGGCCACGCCAAGCGCGTGATGATGGGCTGCTGGAGCTATCTGCGCCAGTTCATGTACACCAAGTGGATCATCGTCGTGGACGACGACATCAACGCCCGCGACTGGAAGGACGTCATGTGGGCCGTCTCGACCAAGATGGACCCGGCGCGCGACATCACCGTCATCGAGAACACCCCCATCGACTATCTGGACTTCGCCAGCCCCGAGAGCGGACTGGGGTCCAAGATCGGTCTGGACGCCACCGACAAGTGGGAGCCCGAGACGAAGCGAGAATGGGGCGAGGAGATCCGCATGGACGAGGCCGTGGTCGAACGGGTCAACGACCTGTGGGACCGCCTCGGATTGCCAGGTGACGGGACCCCGATCTGGAAATAG
- a CDS encoding M14 family metallopeptidase translates to MSQTPTPIANVAPWDQAFLPPAPTWNGASKALLRDASDPWVTAFEADAAHDFSPSYADTRAWFDRLDTASDLIRIEQFGVSPEGRPIYAVIASKDDATLDPSKPVLLAQAGIHPGEIDGKDAGMMLLRDMAFYGKDGLLDRANLILIPILSVDGHERTSPYSRPNQRGPRNQGWRHTATNQNLNRDFMKLDQAEMQAVMGLIHKYKPDLYVDIHVTDGIDYQYDVTYGYNGEDGVWSRSPAIAKWLDDAFKPDMNAALEAQGHIPGELVFAIDDRDPKKGMNDGGLGERYSNGWGSAAHVPTILIENHSLKPHEQRVLGTYVFLEEALKLLAEKSQTLRAAISADRALRPAELPANFDGDDQPTRIRPFKGILYDTYQSVASGRPELRWLGQPDPVLWQVPYYGSSPTLTLKRPTAYWVPSYRADIIERLKTHGVQMETLAAPRTVAVDMLRLVDPKVSARTNEGHVPITVGEVRAEAKDWTFPVGSVRVPTDQPMGDVAILLLEPQSSESFFAWGMFPEVLNRVEYIEAYAIAPLAEKMLAADPALKAEFEAKLAAEPAFAADGDARLAWFYERTPFYDQRFRLYPVGREN, encoded by the coding sequence ATGTCCCAGACCCCGACCCCAATCGCCAACGTCGCGCCGTGGGATCAGGCCTTCCTGCCGCCCGCACCGACGTGGAACGGCGCGTCCAAGGCCCTGCTGCGCGACGCCTCCGATCCCTGGGTCACGGCCTTCGAGGCCGATGCGGCGCATGATTTCAGCCCCTCCTATGCCGACACCCGCGCCTGGTTCGACCGGCTGGATACGGCCTCGGACCTGATCCGCATCGAGCAGTTCGGCGTCTCGCCCGAGGGCCGTCCCATCTATGCGGTGATCGCGTCCAAGGACGACGCGACCCTGGACCCGTCCAAGCCCGTCCTGCTGGCCCAGGCCGGCATCCATCCGGGCGAGATCGATGGCAAGGACGCGGGCATGATGCTGCTGCGCGACATGGCCTTCTACGGCAAGGACGGCCTGCTGGACCGCGCCAACCTGATCCTCATCCCGATCCTGAGCGTGGACGGGCATGAACGGACCAGCCCCTATTCCCGCCCCAACCAGCGCGGACCGCGCAATCAGGGCTGGCGTCACACGGCGACCAACCAGAACCTGAACCGCGACTTCATGAAGCTGGACCAGGCCGAGATGCAGGCCGTCATGGGCCTGATCCACAAGTACAAGCCCGACCTCTATGTCGACATCCACGTCACCGACGGCATCGATTACCAATACGACGTCACCTATGGCTACAACGGCGAGGACGGCGTCTGGAGCCGCAGCCCGGCCATCGCAAAGTGGTTGGACGACGCTTTCAAACCCGACATGAACGCCGCCCTGGAGGCGCAAGGCCACATCCCCGGCGAACTGGTCTTCGCCATCGACGACCGCGACCCGAAGAAGGGCATGAACGACGGCGGTCTGGGCGAGCGCTATTCCAACGGCTGGGGCTCGGCGGCCCACGTTCCGACCATCCTGATCGAGAACCACAGCCTGAAACCGCATGAGCAGCGAGTTCTGGGAACCTATGTCTTCCTCGAGGAGGCGCTGAAGCTGCTGGCCGAGAAGTCGCAGACCCTGCGCGCCGCCATCAGCGCCGACCGCGCCCTGCGCCCCGCCGAACTGCCCGCCAACTTCGATGGCGACGACCAGCCGACGCGCATCCGCCCCTTCAAGGGCATCCTCTACGACACCTATCAAAGCGTCGCCTCGGGCCGGCCCGAACTGCGCTGGCTGGGCCAGCCGGACCCGGTGCTGTGGCAGGTGCCCTACTACGGTTCCAGCCCGACCCTGACGCTGAAGCGCCCCACCGCCTACTGGGTGCCGTCCTATCGCGCCGACATCATCGAGCGGCTGAAGACCCACGGCGTGCAGATGGAAACGCTGGCTGCGCCGCGCACGGTCGCCGTCGACATGCTGCGCCTGGTCGATCCCAAGGTCTCGGCCCGCACCAACGAAGGCCATGTGCCGATCACGGTCGGCGAGGTCCGCGCCGAGGCCAAGGACTGGACCTTCCCCGTCGGTTCGGTGCGCGTGCCGACCGATCAGCCGATGGGCGACGTCGCCATCCTGCTGCTGGAACCGCAGTCATCGGAAAGCTTCTTCGCCTGGGGCATGTTCCCCGAGGTGCTGAACCGCGTCGAATATATCGAAGCCTACGCCATCGCCCCGCTGGCCGAGAAGATGCTGGCCGCCGATCCGGCGCTGAAGGCCGAGTTCGAGGCCAAGCTGGCGGCCGAGCCCGCCTTCGCCGCCGACGGCGACGCGCGTCTGGCCTGGTTCTATGAGCGCACGCCCTTCTATGATCAGCGCTTCCGCCTCTATCCGGTCGGGCGGGAGAACTGA
- a CDS encoding MAPEG family protein: MSMVPSIQAATLWGGLLILLLLVLSSVVVSRRRRHLIEFGDGGNPEMTPAVRAFGNAAEYIPAGMCGLILLAFVGAPPLLIHGVGGVLFAGRIIHALGLLFQKGPSLGRVTGMVLTWLALLVAAVSLIAWSVI; this comes from the coding sequence CTGAGCATGGTCCCGTCGATTCAAGCCGCGACCCTGTGGGGCGGACTGCTGATCCTGCTGCTGCTGGTCCTGTCCAGCGTCGTGGTCAGCCGGCGCCGCCGTCACCTGATCGAGTTCGGCGACGGCGGAAACCCCGAGATGACGCCCGCCGTCCGCGCTTTCGGCAATGCCGCTGAATACATCCCGGCAGGCATGTGCGGCCTGATCCTGCTGGCCTTCGTCGGAGCGCCGCCCCTGCTGATCCACGGCGTCGGCGGGGTGCTGTTCGCGGGCCGGATCATCCACGCCCTGGGCCTGCTGTTCCAGAAGGGGCCGTCGCTGGGCCGGGTGACGGGCATGGTCCTGACCTGGCTGGCCCTGCTAGTCGCCGCCGTCAGCCTGATCGCCTGGTCGGTGATCTGA
- a CDS encoding TldD/PmbA family protein: MSDKTPSPDILSDLVAATLKAGADAAEAVSAHRASLSVGVRNAELEEVEREEARDLGLRVFIGRRQATVSASDLSDATRTRLVERAVAMAKLAPEDPYASLAPQDRLAQGPHADLDLFDPSERTAEALEAAAAEAEAAALAVAGVSKSEGGHASWSASEWRLVTSHGFDGRHKGSAFSLGVGVIAEKDGAMERGGESRAVRHLSDLPGAAEIGLKAGERAVARVGPRKIASTTAPVIFENRIATQVLSPLLGAISGPAIARGSSFLKDKLGQRVLPEGVDMIDDPFRQRGLGSTPFDDEGVAVERRNIVEDGVITTWLLNTAAAAQLGMASTGHASRGLAGPSGVSTHNLHLAPGERDKAGLMAVAGSGLLITSMFGPSLNANNGDWSAGVSGFWFEDGELAYPVSEVTVAGNLIDLYARLVRGSDLEFRGSFNSPSLMFDAVAIAGK, from the coding sequence ATGTCCGATAAGACGCCCTCCCCCGACATCCTGTCCGATCTGGTCGCCGCCACGCTGAAGGCCGGGGCCGACGCCGCCGAGGCGGTTTCCGCCCACCGCGCCTCCCTGTCCGTCGGCGTGCGCAACGCCGAACTGGAGGAGGTCGAACGCGAAGAGGCCCGCGACCTGGGCCTGCGCGTCTTCATCGGCCGGCGTCAGGCCACAGTGTCCGCCTCCGACCTGTCCGACGCCACCCGCACCCGCCTGGTCGAGCGCGCCGTGGCGATGGCGAAGCTGGCGCCCGAAGACCCCTACGCCTCCCTGGCCCCGCAGGACCGGCTGGCGCAAGGCCCGCACGCCGACCTCGACCTGTTCGACCCGTCCGAGCGCACCGCCGAGGCGCTGGAAGCCGCCGCCGCCGAGGCCGAGGCCGCAGCCCTGGCCGTCGCAGGGGTGTCCAAGTCCGAGGGCGGCCACGCCTCCTGGTCAGCCAGCGAATGGCGTCTGGTCACCTCGCACGGCTTTGACGGGCGTCACAAAGGCAGCGCCTTCTCGCTGGGCGTCGGCGTCATCGCCGAAAAGGACGGCGCCATGGAGCGCGGCGGCGAAAGCCGAGCTGTGCGCCACCTGTCCGACCTGCCCGGCGCCGCCGAGATCGGCCTGAAGGCGGGCGAGCGCGCCGTGGCCCGCGTCGGCCCGCGCAAGATCGCCTCGACCACCGCCCCGGTCATCTTCGAGAACCGCATCGCCACCCAGGTTTTGTCGCCCCTGCTGGGCGCCATTTCCGGCCCGGCCATCGCGCGCGGCAGCTCCTTCCTGAAGGACAAACTGGGTCAGCGCGTCCTGCCCGAAGGCGTCGACATGATCGACGACCCCTTCCGCCAGCGCGGTCTTGGCTCCACCCCGTTCGACGACGAGGGCGTGGCGGTCGAACGGCGCAACATCGTCGAGGACGGCGTCATCACCACCTGGCTGCTGAACACCGCCGCCGCAGCGCAACTGGGGATGGCCTCGACCGGCCACGCCTCGCGCGGGTTGGCCGGACCGTCCGGCGTCTCGACCCACAACCTACATCTGGCGCCGGGCGAGCGCGACAAGGCGGGCCTGATGGCCGTGGCCGGGTCGGGCCTGCTGATCACCTCCATGTTCGGCCCGTCGCTGAACGCCAACAACGGCGACTGGTCGGCCGGAGTGTCCGGCTTCTGGTTCGAGGACGGCGAGTTGGCCTACCCGGTCAGCGAAGTGACCGTGGCGGGCAATCTGATCGACCTCTACGCCCGACTGGTGCGCGGATCGGATCTGGAGTTCCGGGGTTCCTTCAACAGCCCCTCCCTGATGTTCGACGCGGTGGCCATCGCCGGAAAATGA
- a CDS encoding 3'(2'),5'-bisphosphate nucleotidase CysQ yields the protein MTDLLSDLELIRDAALAAGKLALEHREAGLKVWSKDGGSPVTSADLAVDQLLRDTLLGARPDYGWLSEETADSPERLTRKRIFVVDPIDGTVAYMKNKPWWCVPIAVVEDGRPVAAVIHAPMLGEMFEATLGGGARLQGRPISASDTDTLEDAELLADARLMEAREWAEPWPEMRFTKRNALAYRMALVAAGAFDAAIAISPKWDWDVCAGALIAEEAGAKVSDHMGRAWRFNRPDPRQTSLICAAPALHPLIVRRTAPIPLAI from the coding sequence ATGACCGACCTTCTGTCCGACCTCGAACTGATCCGCGACGCGGCCCTGGCCGCGGGCAAGCTGGCGCTGGAACATCGCGAGGCGGGACTGAAGGTCTGGTCCAAGGACGGCGGCTCGCCGGTCACCAGCGCCGATCTGGCGGTGGACCAGTTGCTGCGCGACACGCTGCTGGGCGCCCGCCCCGATTACGGCTGGCTGTCCGAGGAGACGGCGGACAGTCCCGAGCGCCTGACCAGGAAGCGCATCTTCGTCGTCGATCCGATCGACGGCACCGTCGCCTATATGAAGAACAAGCCGTGGTGGTGCGTGCCCATCGCCGTGGTCGAGGACGGTCGCCCCGTCGCCGCCGTCATCCACGCCCCCATGCTGGGCGAGATGTTCGAGGCCACGCTCGGCGGCGGCGCCCGGCTGCAGGGCCGCCCGATCAGCGCCTCGGACACGGATACCCTGGAGGACGCCGAGCTTCTGGCCGACGCCCGGCTGATGGAAGCGCGCGAATGGGCCGAGCCCTGGCCCGAAATGCGCTTCACCAAGCGCAACGCCCTGGCCTATCGCATGGCCCTGGTCGCCGCCGGGGCCTTCGATGCGGCCATCGCCATCAGCCCCAAATGGGACTGGGACGTCTGCGCCGGCGCCCTGATCGCCGAGGAAGCGGGGGCCAAGGTCAGCGATCATATGGGCCGCGCCTGGCGATTTAATCGCCCTGATCCGCGCCAAACCAGCCTGATCTGCGCCGCGCCGGCCCTTCACCCGTTGATCGTGAGGCGTACAGCGCCTATCCCGCTGGCGATCTGA
- a CDS encoding DUF4170 domain-containing protein: MADALHSPHDPQLLHLVIGGEMRHPAEPVFRDLAQVEFVGAYGSYDEAKQAWKARAQATVDNAHMRYFILHAHKLIDPRSDV, from the coding sequence ATGGCTGACGCCCTCCATAGCCCCCACGACCCCCAACTGCTTCACCTCGTCATCGGCGGCGAGATGCGCCACCCGGCCGAGCCCGTCTTCCGCGACCTGGCCCAGGTCGAGTTCGTCGGCGCCTACGGCAGCTATGACGAAGCCAAGCAGGCCTGGAAGGCCCGCGCCCAGGCCACCGTCGACAACGCCCACATGCGCTATTTCATCCTGCACGCGCACAAGCTGATCGACCCGCGCTCGGACGTCTGA
- a CDS encoding fused DSP-PTPase phosphatase/NAD kinase-like protein — protein sequence MQRYDLTTAMGRFKAHWSYFWKDHAFLRTAFTNAHWLGPDLVRTNQPSPGQLAYWQRRGIRTVINLRGQRDEAYYWLEKDACERLGLTLIDAPLDSRDAPGRDRIDRARELFRTIEYPALIHCKSGADRAGMMAVLYRHFHLGEPISAAMSELGKRTLHSREGLTGILDYTLEKYVAEVEPTGVSFEDWVASDAYDPKAIRAEFKAGWWGKLVVDRLLKRE from the coding sequence ATGCAGCGCTATGATCTGACCACGGCGATGGGCCGATTCAAGGCGCATTGGTCCTATTTCTGGAAGGACCACGCCTTCCTGCGCACGGCCTTTACCAACGCCCACTGGCTGGGGCCGGATCTGGTGCGCACCAACCAGCCGTCGCCGGGTCAGCTGGCCTATTGGCAAAGGCGGGGGATCAGGACCGTCATCAATCTGCGCGGACAGCGGGACGAGGCCTATTACTGGCTGGAGAAGGACGCCTGCGAGCGGCTGGGCCTGACCTTGATCGACGCCCCGCTGGATTCGCGCGATGCGCCGGGCCGGGATCGCATCGACCGGGCGCGCGAACTGTTCCGCACCATCGAATATCCGGCCCTGATCCACTGCAAGTCGGGCGCGGACCGGGCGGGGATGATGGCGGTTCTCTATCGCCATTTCCATCTGGGCGAGCCGATCTCGGCGGCGATGTCGGAACTGGGCAAGCGCACCCTGCACAGCCGCGAGGGTCTGACGGGGATTCTGGACTATACGCTCGAAAAATACGTCGCCGAGGTCGAGCCGACCGGCGTCAGCTTTGAGGACTGGGTCGCCAGCGACGCCTATGATCCCAAGGCGATCCGCGCCGAGTTCAAGGCCGGCTGGTGGGGCAAGCTGGTCGTGGACCGCTTGCTGAAGCGGGAATAA
- a CDS encoding ABC transporter ATP-binding protein: MTTPATDMAEPLRPLLGRIWRDYLSRHKTALFISMLCAALAGGLSAVLLKLLEPAVNGLFVQQGAPIRLWGLFDIPPERALLFIPLAIVAVALARTLASLGQAALVNRLGHGIVGDIQVRLFAAMIRADLARLRSQHSGAFVSSVLFDANLVREAFTTGVVNYTQHALTLIAVIASMAFIDWRLTLIVLLGVPAVSLIMRRFGKKTRKAARGAMTETENLSTALMENLDGVRLIKIENREAAEEARVAEVVARRQRHIIKGADARAFAGPSSDLVAMGVVAAVMAYAGFRAQSGDMTVGGFAAFIGLLLAAGQSLRQVTNLATVMSEGLTAARRLFTALDIEPEIREAADAADLPDGPLTVALDHVSFAYDTTRETGAPPTLSDVSISVKPGETIALVGPSGGGKSTILSLLPRFYDVTAGAVTVNGQDIRELKLHSLRERIALVTQEPFLFDDTIAANIAYGRKGASAEQIIEAARSAAAHDFIAALPEGYATRVGEAGMRLSGGQRQRIAIARAFLKDAPILLLDEATSALDTESETLVQAALERLMHGRATLLIAHRLSTVQNADRIYVIEAGRVVEQGAHAALVKKGGLYARLARQQSLDGPSPASVLPDETGA; this comes from the coding sequence ATGACCACGCCCGCTACCGACATGGCCGAACCGCTTCGCCCCCTGCTGGGCCGGATCTGGCGCGACTATCTCTCGCGGCACAAGACCGCCCTGTTCATCTCCATGTTGTGCGCCGCCCTGGCCGGCGGTCTGTCGGCGGTGCTGCTGAAACTGCTGGAGCCGGCGGTCAACGGCCTGTTCGTGCAGCAAGGCGCGCCGATCCGCCTGTGGGGCCTGTTCGACATTCCGCCCGAGCGGGCGCTGCTGTTCATCCCCCTGGCCATCGTCGCCGTCGCCCTCGCCCGCACCCTGGCCTCCCTGGGTCAGGCCGCCCTGGTCAACCGACTGGGCCACGGCATCGTCGGCGACATCCAGGTGCGGCTGTTCGCGGCCATGATCCGCGCCGACCTGGCGCGCCTGCGCAGCCAGCACTCGGGCGCCTTTGTCTCGTCGGTGCTGTTCGACGCCAACCTGGTGCGCGAGGCCTTCACCACCGGCGTGGTCAACTACACCCAGCATGCCCTGACCCTGATCGCCGTGATCGCGTCGATGGCCTTCATCGACTGGCGGCTGACGCTGATCGTCCTGCTGGGCGTCCCTGCCGTCAGCCTGATCATGCGCCGCTTCGGCAAGAAGACGCGCAAGGCCGCGCGTGGGGCCATGACCGAGACCGAGAACCTGTCCACCGCCCTGATGGAGAACCTCGACGGGGTGCGGTTGATCAAGATCGAGAACCGCGAGGCGGCCGAAGAGGCCCGCGTGGCCGAGGTCGTGGCCCGCCGCCAGCGTCACATCATCAAGGGCGCCGACGCCCGCGCCTTCGCCGGCCCGTCCAGTGATCTGGTGGCCATGGGCGTGGTCGCCGCCGTCATGGCCTATGCCGGGTTCCGCGCCCAGTCGGGCGACATGACCGTGGGCGGGTTCGCCGCCTTCATCGGCCTGCTGCTGGCCGCCGGACAGTCCCTGCGCCAGGTGACCAACCTGGCCACGGTGATGAGCGAGGGCCTGACCGCCGCCCGCCGTCTGTTCACCGCCCTCGACATCGAACCCGAAATCCGCGAGGCGGCCGACGCCGCTGACCTGCCCGACGGCCCGCTGACCGTGGCGCTGGACCACGTCTCCTTCGCCTATGACACCACGCGTGAGACCGGCGCCCCGCCGACCCTTTCGGACGTCTCGATCAGCGTGAAGCCGGGCGAGACCATCGCCCTGGTCGGCCCGTCGGGCGGCGGCAAGTCCACCATCCTGTCGCTGCTGCCGCGCTTCTATGACGTCACCGCCGGCGCCGTGACCGTCAATGGACAGGACATTCGCGAGCTGAAGCTGCATTCCCTGCGCGAACGCATCGCCCTGGTGACGCAGGAGCCCTTCCTGTTCGACGACACCATCGCGGCCAACATCGCCTATGGCCGCAAGGGCGCCAGCGCCGAGCAGATCATCGAGGCTGCGCGATCCGCCGCCGCCCACGACTTCATCGCCGCCCTGCCCGAAGGCTACGCCACCCGCGTCGGGGAGGCCGGAATGCGCCTGTCGGGCGGCCAGCGCCAGCGCATCGCCATCGCCCGCGCCTTCCTGAAGGACGCGCCCATCCTGTTGCTGGACGAGGCCACCAGCGCCCTGGACACCGAGAGCGAGACCCTGGTCCAGGCGGCGCTGGAGCGGCTGATGCACGGCCGCGCCACCCTGCTGATCGCCCACCGCCTGTCGACGGTTCAGAACGCCGACCGCATCTATGTCATCGAGGCCGGCCGCGTCGTCGAACAGGGCGCTCACGCGGCCCTCGTCAAGAAGGGCGGCCTCTACGCCCGCCTGGCCCGGCAACAGTCGCTGGACGGCCCGTCACCCGCTTCCGTCCTGCCCGACGAGACCGGCGCATGA
- a CDS encoding lysophospholipid acyltransferase family protein, translating to MRPLRNPIIQTSMAWILSEWMRFCYATIRWEHENEQVAEEVWNDGGGVLCAFWHSRLALAPASWPMKRAQPIKGLVSLSPDGEFFTKAVGRLGIPAVRGSSSNKDKAKQAKGGTQALRDGLKQLKVGGLALTPDGPRGPARQMAEGLPLMAKLSGAPVLFIGISCKPAIRLNSWDEAVLPLPFGKGAVVWDRAWFPEGAEMADVVAEWTARLTAVEARADAITGLERV from the coding sequence ATGAGGCCGCTGCGCAACCCGATCATCCAGACCTCGATGGCCTGGATTCTCTCGGAATGGATGCGGTTCTGCTACGCCACCATCCGCTGGGAGCATGAGAACGAACAGGTCGCCGAAGAAGTCTGGAACGACGGCGGCGGCGTGCTGTGCGCCTTCTGGCATTCGCGGCTGGCTCTTGCGCCAGCCAGTTGGCCGATGAAGCGGGCCCAGCCGATCAAGGGTCTGGTTTCACTCAGCCCTGACGGCGAGTTCTTCACCAAGGCTGTGGGACGCCTCGGCATCCCCGCCGTACGCGGCTCATCCAGCAACAAGGACAAGGCCAAGCAGGCCAAGGGCGGCACCCAGGCCCTGCGCGACGGTCTGAAACAGTTGAAGGTCGGCGGCCTGGCCCTGACTCCCGACGGACCGCGCGGCCCGGCGCGACAAATGGCCGAGGGCCTGCCCCTGATGGCCAAGCTGTCTGGCGCGCCCGTCCTGTTCATCGGCATTTCGTGCAAGCCGGCCATCCGGCTGAACAGCTGGGATGAGGCGGTCCTGCCCCTGCCCTTCGGCAAGGGCGCCGTCGTGTGGGACAGGGCCTGGTTTCCCGAAGGCGCCGAGATGGCTGATGTCGTCGCCGAATGGACCGCACGCCTGACCGCCGTCGAAGCCCGCGCCGACGCCATCACCGGACTGGAACGGGTCTAG